The following are encoded in a window of Clostridium thermarum genomic DNA:
- a CDS encoding ABC-2 transporter permease, whose protein sequence is MFSLIIKDLLLLKKMVVFVVVYMLVLFFAFKDMPQAALYTGIVGSTYVLVATSLAYDDKNNSDIVLNSLPLSRSEIVLAKYLQIFLYALVGSSIFTIIVSILKLLNIDTGGIKIGFDTIATAIFSVVLMNSIYFPFFYKLGYIKSKYVNFVLFFTFFFLMQNLVKNIVCTENPSLLKAIDIFRGLSVNLLALLTLGGAVVIAVISYSLSLKFYRAREF, encoded by the coding sequence GTATTTGTTGTAGTTTATATGCTGGTTTTGTTCTTTGCCTTTAAAGATATGCCCCAGGCAGCTTTGTACACGGGGATAGTAGGTTCTACCTATGTATTGGTGGCAACTTCCCTTGCTTACGATGACAAAAATAATTCCGATATAGTGCTGAACTCACTGCCTCTGTCCAGAAGCGAGATTGTTTTGGCGAAGTACCTTCAGATTTTCTTATATGCTCTTGTTGGATCATCAATTTTCACTATTATTGTTTCTATCTTAAAACTGTTAAATATAGATACTGGGGGAATAAAAATTGGCTTTGATACCATAGCTACTGCAATATTTTCCGTAGTGTTGATGAACTCAATCTATTTTCCGTTTTTTTATAAGCTTGGCTACATTAAATCTAAATATGTGAATTTCGTACTATTCTTTACTTTCTTCTTTCTGATGCAGAATCTTGTAAAAAATATTGTTTGTACGGAAAATCCATCACTGCTGAAGGCTATAGACATCTTTAGGGGTTTATCAGTCAACCTCTTAGCCCTGTTAACACTTGGTGGTGCAGTAGTGATTGCAGTAATATCCTATTCCTTGTCCTTAAAGTTTTACAGGGCCAGAGAATTTTAA
- a CDS encoding TrkA C-terminal domain-containing protein, which translates to MKSTSTPVYRNIALDIANKILRGEMKIKEKLSGRSTLAGMYNVSPETIRRAVALLEAAGVVEANIGSGIEILSITAAEKFIQQFRSNEYISSIKENMLNIMEKKRELDREFEENLEKVLDFLDRFKNITPFALIEVKIGEDSPVINRKVLEVKFWQKTGATIIAYRRAGETVVSPGPGYTFCAGDTIFVIGDNDVYEKVSEFIKNYKEEN; encoded by the coding sequence ATGAAGAGCACATCAACACCGGTTTACCGAAATATAGCTTTGGATATTGCCAATAAAATTCTCAGAGGTGAGATGAAAATTAAAGAAAAGCTCAGTGGCAGGTCTACCCTGGCAGGCATGTATAATGTATCTCCTGAAACTATAAGAAGGGCAGTGGCCTTGTTAGAGGCTGCAGGAGTAGTGGAGGCAAACATTGGCAGTGGTATAGAAATATTGTCCATTACCGCAGCAGAAAAATTCATTCAGCAATTCCGCAGTAACGAATATATAAGCAGCATTAAAGAAAATATGCTTAATATAATGGAAAAAAAGAGAGAATTAGACCGTGAATTTGAAGAGAATCTGGAGAAGGTTTTGGATTTTTTAGATAGATTTAAAAATATAACTCCCTTTGCCCTAATCGAGGTAAAGATAGGAGAAGACAGCCCGGTTATAAACAGAAAGGTGCTGGAGGTAAAGTTCTGGCAAAAGACCGGGGCTACCATAATCGCTTACAGAAGGGCAGGGGAAACTGTGGTATCACCGGGACCTGGCTACACTTTCTGTGCCGGGGACACCATATTTGTCATAGGAGATAATGACGTATACGAAAAAGTAAGCGAGTTCATAAAAAATTACAAGGAAGAAAATTAA
- a CDS encoding ABC transporter ATP-binding protein, whose product MIEFISIGKSYKDKVILDNLKLTVEKGEMAVLIGPSGCGKTTTLKMINKLITPSSGKILMEGRDIAHEDTIELRRKIGYVIQQTGLFPHMTVEENIALVPNLKKWPEHKIKSRTMELLELVGMKPEDYLHRYPAELSGGQQQRIGVARAFAVNPEVILMDEPFSALDPITRTQLQDELFNLQQEMKKTIVFVTHDMDEALKLGDKVAIMKGGKLLQYDRPEVLLKNPAHGFAEEFIGKNRIWNQPEFIKAEDIMIKNPVITVATRTVLQGIETMKSNKVDSLLVVNRQGILEGIVTLKDLKKNSDRGLKIAEIMETNVISIDSQATIIEVMSKMQDQGIAYVPVTEKGGRLAGLITRSSLLSVLSSQYLDLEVNA is encoded by the coding sequence TTGATTGAATTCATAAGTATTGGAAAGAGTTATAAGGACAAAGTGATACTTGATAATTTAAAACTTACGGTAGAAAAGGGAGAGATGGCAGTTTTAATTGGACCAAGCGGTTGCGGAAAAACTACTACTTTAAAGATGATAAATAAACTGATAACTCCAAGCTCTGGCAAAATACTGATGGAGGGCAGGGATATTGCTCATGAAGACACCATAGAGTTAAGAAGAAAAATCGGTTATGTCATTCAACAGACAGGCCTATTTCCACATATGACAGTAGAAGAAAATATTGCATTGGTTCCTAATCTGAAAAAGTGGCCAGAGCATAAGATAAAGAGCAGAACCATGGAGCTTCTGGAGCTGGTTGGCATGAAACCGGAGGATTATCTGCACCGATATCCGGCAGAACTAAGCGGTGGGCAGCAGCAAAGAATTGGTGTGGCCAGGGCCTTTGCTGTGAATCCTGAAGTTATTTTAATGGACGAGCCTTTTAGTGCCTTAGATCCGATTACCCGTACACAACTTCAGGACGAACTTTTTAATCTGCAGCAGGAAATGAAGAAGACAATTGTTTTCGTAACCCATGATATGGATGAAGCTTTAAAGCTTGGGGATAAGGTGGCTATTATGAAAGGCGGCAAGCTTCTTCAGTATGACAGACCGGAGGTGCTGCTGAAGAATCCTGCCCATGGTTTTGCAGAAGAATTTATAGGAAAAAACCGTATATGGAATCAACCGGAATTTATAAAGGCAGAAGATATAATGATAAAAAATCCCGTTATTACAGTAGCCACAAGAACTGTTCTGCAGGGAATAGAGACCATGAAGAGCAATAAAGTAGACAGCCTCCTGGTGGTTAATAGACAAGGAATATTAGAGGGGATTGTAACTCTGAAGGATCTTAAAAAGAACAGTGACAGGGGCCTGAAGATAGCTGAAATTATGGAGACCAATGTGATTTCAATAGATTCTCAAGCTACCATTATAGAGGTCATGAGTAAGATGCAGGACCAGGGGATAGCTTATGTGCCGGTAACAGAAAAAGGTGGACGCCTTGCAGGGCTAATAACCCGCAGCAGTCTGTTGTCTGTACTAAGTTCACAATATCTAGACTTGGAGGTGAATGCTTAA
- a CDS encoding glycine betaine ABC transporter substrate-binding protein: MMNMFGGILLDASVGAQSFFQFVSHRKGQIFTLFLEHIQLTILAVLISVLVGVPLGILITRIKRLASPVIGFANVMQAIPSLALLGFLIPALGIGSQPAIMMVFLYSLLPIVKNTFTGLANINPDMIEAAEGMGMTKGEILRKVQLPLALPVIMAGIRISSVTAVGLMTIAAFIGAGGLGYLVFSGVQTVNNNMILAGAIPACILALAMDFIAGKIENLVTPAGIKKADGSIKRKKPGRSYAKHLRAVAAVLALIITGTTAYSIIKKEETLKIGSKNFNEQLILGHMLAELIEDNTDIKVVRKLNLGGTNVAFNALKSGELDLYVEYTGTGLVNILQEPADTDPNRVYHTVKQKFHELYNLKWLQPIGFNNTYTLAVKPELVQKYNVKTFSDLAKVSQELTLASNMEFVNREDGYLGLKSTYNMNFGDVKAVDGGLRYTSLNSNEADVIDAFSTDGLLEAFNLVVLEDDKEFFSPYYAAPLVRQETLEKYPELEEVLNKLAGVIDDEAMRKLNYKVDKLNEDPEKVAENFLKEKNLIR; this comes from the coding sequence ATGATGAACATGTTTGGTGGTATTTTATTAGACGCATCAGTAGGCGCACAAAGTTTCTTTCAGTTTGTATCCCACAGAAAAGGGCAAATATTTACCTTATTTTTAGAACATATACAGCTCACTATATTGGCAGTATTAATATCTGTCCTTGTGGGTGTGCCTTTAGGCATATTAATTACAAGAATAAAAAGACTAGCTTCACCGGTAATAGGCTTTGCAAATGTGATGCAGGCCATACCAAGCCTGGCCCTATTAGGTTTCCTGATACCGGCACTTGGAATCGGCAGCCAGCCGGCGATAATGATGGTTTTCCTATATTCCTTACTGCCCATTGTAAAGAATACCTTCACCGGACTGGCAAATATAAATCCAGATATGATAGAAGCGGCTGAAGGGATGGGGATGACCAAGGGTGAGATTCTAAGAAAGGTTCAGCTTCCCTTAGCCCTGCCCGTTATAATGGCAGGTATCAGAATCTCCTCCGTGACCGCTGTGGGACTTATGACTATAGCGGCCTTTATCGGGGCCGGTGGACTTGGATACCTGGTCTTCTCAGGAGTTCAGACTGTAAACAATAATATGATCTTGGCCGGAGCAATTCCAGCTTGTATTTTAGCCTTAGCTATGGACTTTATAGCTGGGAAAATTGAAAATCTGGTTACCCCGGCAGGCATAAAAAAAGCAGATGGAAGCATAAAGAGAAAGAAACCAGGAAGAAGTTATGCAAAACATTTACGAGCAGTGGCCGCAGTTTTAGCTTTAATAATTACAGGTACTACAGCCTATTCCATTATCAAAAAAGAGGAAACTTTAAAAATTGGTTCTAAGAATTTTAATGAGCAGCTGATCCTTGGCCATATGCTTGCTGAGCTTATAGAAGATAATACCGATATAAAAGTAGTCAGAAAATTAAACCTTGGAGGCACCAATGTAGCTTTTAACGCACTGAAGTCCGGAGAGTTGGACCTCTATGTAGAATATACCGGTACGGGTTTGGTAAACATTTTACAGGAACCAGCAGATACGGACCCCAATAGAGTATACCACACCGTAAAACAGAAGTTTCATGAGCTATATAACCTAAAATGGCTGCAACCTATTGGGTTTAACAACACTTACACCCTTGCAGTGAAGCCGGAATTGGTCCAAAAGTATAATGTAAAGACCTTTTCTGATCTGGCCAAGGTAAGTCAGGAACTTACACTGGCGTCTAACATGGAATTTGTAAACAGGGAGGATGGATACTTAGGTCTTAAGTCAACCTATAATATGAACTTTGGCGATGTTAAAGCTGTAGATGGAGGCTTGAGGTATACATCCCTAAATAGTAATGAGGCAGACGTAATAGATGCCTTCTCTACCGATGGACTACTGGAAGCTTTCAATTTAGTAGTCTTAGAGGATGACAAGGAGTTTTTCTCTCCCTACTATGCAGCTCCTTTGGTTAGACAGGAAACTTTAGAAAAGTACCCGGAGTTGGAGGAGGTACTAAACAAGCTTGCCGGTGTTATAGATGATGAGGCAATGAGAAAGTTAAACTACAAGGTTGACAAGTTAAATGAAGATCCGGAAAAAGTAGCAGAAAATTTTTTAAAGGAAAAAAATCTAATAAGATAA
- a CDS encoding ATP-binding protein, whose protein sequence is MNYQKNLRKKHFIASIDNLFSVESMQVNFGFIITITLAAMHSIDGVINVLGVGIVALGILVLFLSAIKQKDLTGGSVSILGISFGIASSFYIILISAKLDISEDIQLISMLCLSASYMQATGILLFSILADRRFNIKIISIAFCVAASILQLVVWEGLPNVLRTIENLSTIEFHDFLYFLLLGYYIVILAIIFHKNKKTGFSNMPRLRNFIMLNVITVIFRICISEDSKIIILARSTLMLITYIMLFWVMAENKIKRPLEDLHNEVIDMSYALSLKNKSLQDTVDELEKQIISRVNYEKKLKYTEEKYQKIVDNSPEAIYIHQGENIVFMNRADRNFFRIGPDETLKGISIFNMLDTEGSETMKERLRTTQMEGRDCPAIELVCHCFDGSAKILEVTDISINLDGKNVTLSIGKDITMKRKLEEEEKRLAEAMEYEKIRSNFFSNISHELRTPINLIYSCLQVMEKNRGEENPKCREDFYHTTMKQNCLRLTRTINNIIDVTTMDSGYYTTSYSIVEIVSLFEDITGAVAAYMVDKNKYIIFDTDIEEKEMVVDRDLLERMLLNLLSNAVKFSDRSDNIEVNLFNKENGIELRVRDYGIGIPEDRLDDIFDKFKQVDKSLRRAKEGSGLGLALVKAIVDIHRGSIRIQSDLNRGSTIIIYIPDKADEYNSNDNYHLNCKDSFNNSDIYNGDINNSYLEAAACKSCKEEIIEYKTNANCVKCEKMDIGSMDKIILEFSDIYF, encoded by the coding sequence ATGAACTATCAAAAAAATCTGAGAAAAAAGCATTTTATAGCTTCAATAGATAACTTATTTTCAGTAGAAAGTATGCAGGTGAATTTTGGATTTATAATTACTATAACTCTTGCTGCTATGCACAGCATTGATGGAGTAATTAACGTATTGGGTGTTGGAATAGTAGCCTTGGGAATACTGGTACTTTTTCTTTCAGCCATCAAACAGAAGGATTTAACAGGTGGAAGCGTATCAATATTGGGAATTTCCTTTGGAATTGCCTCATCTTTTTATATCATTTTAATCTCTGCAAAGCTGGATATATCAGAGGATATTCAGCTGATATCCATGTTATGTCTATCGGCTTCATATATGCAGGCTACAGGAATACTCCTGTTTTCTATTCTGGCTGATAGAAGATTCAATATTAAGATAATTTCAATAGCCTTTTGTGTTGCTGCTTCTATTCTCCAATTGGTTGTCTGGGAGGGGCTGCCCAATGTGTTAAGGACAATTGAGAATCTGAGCACCATTGAGTTTCATGATTTTTTATATTTCCTGTTATTAGGGTATTATATAGTTATTTTAGCAATTATATTTCATAAGAATAAAAAAACGGGTTTCAGCAATATGCCCAGGCTTAGAAATTTTATCATGTTAAACGTAATCACAGTGATATTCAGGATTTGTATTTCAGAAGATTCCAAAATAATTATACTTGCCAGAAGTACCCTGATGCTTATAACCTATATAATGCTGTTTTGGGTAATGGCTGAAAATAAAATAAAAAGGCCCCTAGAGGACTTGCATAATGAAGTAATCGATATGAGTTATGCCCTTAGCCTAAAAAATAAAAGTCTTCAAGACACTGTAGATGAACTGGAAAAACAGATAATCAGCAGGGTTAATTATGAAAAAAAGCTTAAATATACTGAGGAAAAATATCAGAAAATAGTAGATAACTCACCGGAGGCCATTTATATTCATCAGGGAGAAAATATCGTTTTTATGAATAGGGCCGACAGAAACTTTTTCCGCATAGGTCCTGATGAAACCCTTAAGGGGATATCAATCTTCAATATGTTAGATACTGAGGGTTCAGAGACAATGAAAGAAAGACTCAGAACCACTCAGATGGAAGGGAGAGATTGTCCAGCTATTGAACTGGTCTGTCACTGCTTTGACGGCTCCGCAAAAATATTAGAAGTAACAGACATAAGCATAAATCTGGATGGAAAGAATGTTACATTAAGCATCGGCAAAGATATAACCATGAAGAGGAAGCTTGAGGAGGAAGAAAAGCGGTTGGCGGAGGCAATGGAATACGAAAAGATCCGTTCAAACTTCTTCTCAAACATATCCCATGAGCTCAGAACGCCGATAAACCTGATCTACAGCTGCCTTCAGGTGATGGAGAAAAATAGGGGGGAGGAAAATCCTAAATGCAGGGAGGATTTTTATCATACCACAATGAAGCAGAACTGCTTAAGGCTTACAAGAACAATAAACAACATCATCGATGTTACTACCATGGATTCAGGATATTATACTACCAGCTACTCCATTGTGGAAATAGTGAGCCTTTTTGAAGATATCACCGGAGCTGTGGCTGCCTATATGGTAGACAAGAATAAGTACATTATCTTTGATACTGATATTGAAGAAAAGGAAATGGTGGTGGATAGGGACCTGCTGGAAAGAATGCTATTAAACCTCTTATCCAACGCGGTGAAGTTCTCCGATAGATCAGACAATATAGAAGTGAACCTGTTTAATAAGGAAAACGGCATAGAGCTTAGGGTCAGGGATTACGGCATAGGAATACCGGAGGACAGATTGGATGACATATTTGATAAGTTCAAGCAAGTGGACAAGTCTCTGAGAAGAGCAAAAGAGGGCAGCGGTCTCGGTTTAGCTCTGGTAAAAGCCATAGTGGATATCCATAGAGGGAGCATTAGAATACAGAGCGATCTTAACAGAGGTTCCACCATAATAATATATATACCTGACAAGGCTGATGAATACAATTCAAATGATAATTATCATTTGAATTGTAAAGATTCCTTCAATAACAGTGATATATATAATGGTGATATAAATAATTCATACCTGGAGGCAGCGG